The proteins below come from a single Cylindrospermopsis raciborskii Cr2010 genomic window:
- the nusG gene encoding transcription termination/antitermination protein NusG encodes MSYATDEPRDAFQSEDTLETTVNEARWYAVQVASGCEKRVKTTLEQRIQTFDVADKIIQVEIPHTPAVKIRKDGTRQQTEEKVFPGYVLVRMTMSDDTWQIVKNTSHVINFVGAEQKHGSGRSRGHVKPVPLSNSEVERIFKQTTEQEPVVKIDMATGDKIMVLSGPFKDFEGEVIEVSPERSKLKALLSIFGRDTPVELEFNQVQKQS; translated from the coding sequence ATGAGTTATGCAACAGATGAACCAAGGGATGCTTTCCAGTCAGAAGATACCCTGGAAACAACAGTAAATGAAGCACGTTGGTATGCGGTACAAGTAGCCTCTGGTTGCGAAAAACGTGTAAAAACGACTTTAGAACAGCGTATTCAAACTTTTGATGTGGCTGACAAAATTATTCAGGTAGAAATACCCCACACTCCAGCAGTCAAAATCCGTAAAGACGGCACCCGTCAACAAACAGAAGAGAAAGTTTTTCCCGGATATGTTTTAGTGCGGATGACGATGAGTGATGACACTTGGCAAATAGTAAAAAATACTAGCCATGTGATTAATTTTGTAGGAGCAGAGCAGAAGCATGGTAGCGGGAGAAGTCGCGGTCACGTCAAACCGGTTCCTCTAAGCAACTCAGAAGTAGAGCGTATATTCAAGCAAACCACAGAACAGGAGCCAGTAGTTAAAATTGACATGGCTACGGGTGATAAGATCATGGTACTTTCTGGTCCATTCAAGGATTTTGAGGGTGAGGTGATTGAAGTGTCGCCAGAAAGGAGTAAACTAAAAGCTCTACTCTCGATTTTCGGACGAGATACACCAGTAGAACTGGAATTTAATCAGGTACAAAAACAGAGCTAA
- the secE gene encoding preprotein translocase subunit SecE: MTKKNEAEMPESGGGFSFNNFFQGTKEELEKVVWPSRKQLVSESAAVLLMVTLSASLIYLVDGLFAWAAKQVF, translated from the coding sequence GTGACTAAAAAAAACGAGGCAGAAATGCCAGAAAGTGGTGGTGGGTTTAGCTTCAACAACTTTTTCCAGGGAACAAAAGAAGAACTTGAGAAAGTAGTTTGGCCCAGTCGTAAACAGCTGGTGAGTGAATCAGCAGCCGTTTTATTAATGGTAACCCTATCCGCATCTTTAATATATCTAGTTGATGGACTTTTTGCTTGGGCAGCAAAACAGGTGTTCTGA
- the rplS gene encoding 50S ribosomal protein L19 has product MNAQEIIRSIEAEQLKSDLPQIYVGDTVRVGVKIKEGDKYRVQPYEGVVIGKRNGGINETITVRRVFQGVGVERVFLLHSPRIDNIKIMRRGKVRRAKLYYLRQLSGKATRIKQRFDRAL; this is encoded by the coding sequence ATGAACGCTCAAGAAATTATCCGCTCCATTGAAGCGGAACAGTTAAAGTCCGACCTACCTCAAATCTATGTAGGTGACACAGTGCGGGTGGGAGTAAAAATCAAAGAAGGCGATAAATATCGTGTGCAACCCTACGAAGGGGTAGTCATTGGCAAACGGAATGGGGGGATTAACGAGACTATTACCGTACGTCGGGTATTTCAGGGCGTAGGGGTGGAGCGAGTATTTTTACTGCACTCACCACGGATTGACAATATCAAAATTATGCGTCGCGGTAAAGTTAGACGAGCTAAATTATATTATCTTCGTCAACTATCTGGTAAAGCTACCAGAATTAAACAACGCTTTGACCGTGCTTTGTGA